In one window of Arachis ipaensis cultivar K30076 chromosome B06, Araip1.1, whole genome shotgun sequence DNA:
- the LOC107605247 gene encoding uncharacterized protein LOC107605247 isoform X5, whose amino-acid sequence MAMASWNSSLGSYQKQTMAFEISCRKRDRERDRERGSIHPYKVVEITPPPKCLGVRCLPPFLQKKKSCAVQNYFRSRVDSYVLS is encoded by the exons ATGGCAATGGCGTCATGGAACAGTAGCCTTGGTTCGTATCAAAAG CAGACGATGGCGTTTGAGATTTCGTGCAGGAAGAGAGACAGAGAAAGAGACAGAGAACGGGGTAGCATCCATCCGTACAAAGTGGTTGAGATTACTCCTCCGCCCAAATGTCTTGGCGTTCGTTGCCTTCCTCCT TTCTTGCAGAAGAAGAAATCATGTGCTGTTCAAAACTATTTCCGAAGCCGTGTAGACAGTTATGTGCTGTCATGA
- the LOC107647566 gene encoding uncharacterized protein LOC107647566, with product MCVTHYGRRASVFVVEELNPFEGWSQGSFRIRLNAGACDCNLFQSLHFSCHHALAACTAASVKWGTYVHPVRQEAVFKVYEVELPSIPDEKLWLEWYRTRLRPNPSIRRKATGPPVFTRFRIEMDKGKRQEKWYELCRQTEHTQRSDSQQVGYFIF from the coding sequence ATGTGTGTTACGCACTATGGCAGGAGGGCTTCAGTGTTTGTGGTAGAGGAGTTAAATCCTTTCGAGGGTTGGTCTCAAGGTTCATTCCGTATTCGGTTGAATGCGGGCGCATGTGATTGTAATCTCTTCCAATCACTCCATTTCTCATGTCACCATGCACTTGCCGCCTGTACTGCTGCAAGTGTTAAGTGGGGAACATATGTTCATCCGGTAAGGCAAGAGGCTGTGTTCAAGGTGTATGAAGTGGAGCTCCCATCGATACCAGACGAGAAGCTGTGGCTGGAGTGGTACAGGACACGATTGCGTCCTAATCCATCCATACGCAGAAAAGCAACTGGGCCACCAGTTTTCACAAGGTTTCGTATTGAGATGGATAAAGGAAAGCGCCAAGAAAAATGGTATGAGTTATGTAGGCAAACCGAACATACTCAGAGAAGCGATTCCCAACAAGtaggatattttattttttaa
- the LOC107605247 gene encoding uncharacterized protein LOC107605247 isoform X1, whose protein sequence is MAMASWNSSLGSYQKQTMAFEISCRKRDRERDRERGSIHPYKVVEITPPPKCLGVRCLPPQNLQCGESVTIEGQGYTISAVTHRYQLRKGKYEPSEKRLDVLSTGRYLVNLYLENLLEQS, encoded by the exons ATGGCAATGGCGTCATGGAACAGTAGCCTTGGTTCGTATCAAAAG CAGACGATGGCGTTTGAGATTTCGTGCAGGAAGAGAGACAGAGAAAGAGACAGAGAACGGGGTAGCATCCATCCGTACAAAGTGGTTGAGATTACTCCTCCGCCCAAATGTCTTGGCGTTCGTTGCCTTCCTCCT CAGAACCTGCAGTGTGGGGAGAGTGTGACAATTGAAGGACAAGGGTATACAATTTCAGCAGTAACACATCGCTATCAGCTTCGGAAGGGAAAATACGAACCAAGCGAGAAAAGGCTTGATGTTTTGTCCACTGGAAGATACTTAGTAAATCTTTATTTGGAAAATTTGTTAGAACAATCTTGA
- the LOC107605247 gene encoding uncharacterized protein LOC107605247 isoform X3 — MAMASWNSSLGSYQKTMAFEISCRKRDRERDRERGSIHPYKVVEITPPPKCLGVRCLPPNLQCGESVTIEGQGYTISAVTHRYQLRKGKYEPSEKRLDVLSTGRYLVNLYLENLLEQS; from the exons ATGGCAATGGCGTCATGGAACAGTAGCCTTGGTTCGTATCAAAAG ACGATGGCGTTTGAGATTTCGTGCAGGAAGAGAGACAGAGAAAGAGACAGAGAACGGGGTAGCATCCATCCGTACAAAGTGGTTGAGATTACTCCTCCGCCCAAATGTCTTGGCGTTCGTTGCCTTCCTCCT AACCTGCAGTGTGGGGAGAGTGTGACAATTGAAGGACAAGGGTATACAATTTCAGCAGTAACACATCGCTATCAGCTTCGGAAGGGAAAATACGAACCAAGCGAGAAAAGGCTTGATGTTTTGTCCACTGGAAGATACTTAGTAAATCTTTATTTGGAAAATTTGTTAGAACAATCTTGA
- the LOC107605247 gene encoding uncharacterized protein LOC107605247 isoform X2: MAMASWNSSLGSYQKTMAFEISCRKRDRERDRERGSIHPYKVVEITPPPKCLGVRCLPPQNLQCGESVTIEGQGYTISAVTHRYQLRKGKYEPSEKRLDVLSTGRYLVNLYLENLLEQS; encoded by the exons ATGGCAATGGCGTCATGGAACAGTAGCCTTGGTTCGTATCAAAAG ACGATGGCGTTTGAGATTTCGTGCAGGAAGAGAGACAGAGAAAGAGACAGAGAACGGGGTAGCATCCATCCGTACAAAGTGGTTGAGATTACTCCTCCGCCCAAATGTCTTGGCGTTCGTTGCCTTCCTCCT CAGAACCTGCAGTGTGGGGAGAGTGTGACAATTGAAGGACAAGGGTATACAATTTCAGCAGTAACACATCGCTATCAGCTTCGGAAGGGAAAATACGAACCAAGCGAGAAAAGGCTTGATGTTTTGTCCACTGGAAGATACTTAGTAAATCTTTATTTGGAAAATTTGTTAGAACAATCTTGA
- the LOC107605247 gene encoding uncharacterized protein LOC107605247 isoform X4: MAMASWNSSLGSYQKQTMAFEISCRKRDRERDRERGSIHPYKVVEITPPPKCLGVRCLPPNLQCGESVTIEGQGYTISAVTHRYQLRKGKYEPSEKRLDVLSTGRYLVNLYLENLLEQS, from the exons ATGGCAATGGCGTCATGGAACAGTAGCCTTGGTTCGTATCAAAAG CAGACGATGGCGTTTGAGATTTCGTGCAGGAAGAGAGACAGAGAAAGAGACAGAGAACGGGGTAGCATCCATCCGTACAAAGTGGTTGAGATTACTCCTCCGCCCAAATGTCTTGGCGTTCGTTGCCTTCCTCCT AACCTGCAGTGTGGGGAGAGTGTGACAATTGAAGGACAAGGGTATACAATTTCAGCAGTAACACATCGCTATCAGCTTCGGAAGGGAAAATACGAACCAAGCGAGAAAAGGCTTGATGTTTTGTCCACTGGAAGATACTTAGTAAATCTTTATTTGGAAAATTTGTTAGAACAATCTTGA